A genome region from Candidatus Microthrix parvicella Bio17-1 includes the following:
- the recO gene encoding DNA repair protein RecO encodes MPLIRDSAVVVRTHKLGEADRIIVLLTEGRGRIRAVAKGVRRTGSKFGSRLDPGSHVAVQLHEGRSELLIVTQAERIDTFSATRSDLDRLAAVAATLEVAEQLATDGGRDQPLYRKTVGVLRTIEQRPGPLVVPAFFLRLLQADGVGFELTRCVSCGEAAELVAIDPSVGGAQCRSCATGMALSADALAVLRAVSEGRVNDVLAAAPVAVGEVGRVAQVAMETHLERRLRVPGATGW; translated from the coding sequence ATGCCCCTGATCCGCGATTCGGCAGTGGTGGTGCGCACCCACAAGTTGGGCGAGGCCGACCGAATCATTGTTTTGCTCACCGAAGGTCGGGGCCGAATTCGTGCTGTTGCCAAGGGCGTGCGGCGCACGGGTTCCAAATTCGGGTCGCGGCTGGACCCGGGGAGCCATGTGGCCGTGCAGTTGCACGAGGGCCGCAGTGAGCTGTTGATCGTGACCCAGGCGGAACGGATCGACACGTTCTCTGCCACCCGGTCCGACCTGGATCGTCTGGCGGCCGTCGCGGCCACGCTGGAGGTGGCCGAGCAACTGGCCACCGACGGTGGGCGGGACCAGCCGCTGTACCGCAAGACGGTGGGGGTGCTCCGCACCATCGAGCAGCGCCCCGGCCCGTTGGTGGTTCCGGCGTTCTTCCTGCGACTGCTGCAGGCCGACGGGGTGGGTTTTGAGCTGACGAGGTGTGTGAGCTGCGGTGAGGCGGCCGAACTGGTGGCCATCGACCCCTCGGTCGGCGGTGCGCAATGCCGCAGCTGTGCGACCGGCATGGCGCTGTCGGCCGATGCGCTGGCGGTGCTGCGGGCCGTCTCGGAAGGGCGGGTCAACGACGTGCTCGCTGCGGCTCCGGTGGCGGTCGGTGAGGTCGGGCGGGTGGCACAGGTGGCCATGGAGACCCACCTGGAACGCCGACTGCGGGTGCCCGGCGCCACCGGTTGGTAG